The DNA region ATTGAGACTAAGCAACAGAGGGGAAGATTAAGTGTCCATGCACGAAGCTATGCTCTATGAAAAATTGAAAGATAAAAAAGTCAAATGCAATTTATGCGGGAGAAGATGCATAATAAACGATGGCGGAATCGGCTTTTGTTTAGTAAGAAAAAACGATGGCGGAACACTCTTTTCACTTGTTTACGCTAAAGCCATATCAGCGTGCATAGACCCAGTAGAGAAAAAACCTCTATCGCATTTCAATCCTGGGTCGCTGGTTATGTCTATCGCTACTGTTGGCTGTAATTTTCGTTGCCAATTTTGTGATAATTGGATGATAAGCCAAGAGAAAAAAATAGAAGGCAAACATTTTCCTCCAGAAGAGGTTGTAAAAGCGACGAGAGAAAACAATTGCCAAGGTATAAGCTACACGTACACGGAGCCTACCATATTTTTTGAGTATGCCTATGAGACGGCTAAGCTTGCTCATCAAGTGGGGTTCTTTAACACTTTTGTTACTAATGGTTATATGACGCCGGAAGCCGTGAAAACTATTGCGCCATATTTGGATGCGGCTACTGTGGACTTCAAAGGTGGTGGAGACCCGGATTTTTACAAAAGTTTTTCCGCGGTTCCTTCTGTGGAGCCGATTTATGAATCTTTGAAAGAAATGAAAAAGAATGATATTCACATAGAGATTACAAACTTGATTGTGCCAAAAATTGGAGACTCAATTGAAAGAATTAAAGAGCTTGCTCTGTGGATACGGAATAATCTTGATAGCGACACGCCTTTCCATTTACTACGTTTCCACCCAGATTATCAACTGACGACTATTCAATCCACTCCAATTGAGACTTTGGAGAAAGCGTACATGGCTTCTAAAGAAGCTGGATTGAATTATGTCTACATTGGTAATGTACCGGGACACCCTTGTGGAAATACTTATTGCCCGAACTGCAATGAGCTGCTTGTTAAGCGTTTTAATTTTGAAATTACTAAGTGGAACTTAACAAGGAACATGCGTTGCCCAGTGTGCGGAAAAGAAATTCCAATAAGAGGTAAATTGCATGCTAGCGGGTTTTCGTATCCTTATGCTTTGTTTTAGTTTTTGTGTTGTGTGGATATAAGAAGAATTTACGAGGACATCTTTCTGGTTTTATGGACTTATTTGCGAAGGTTTCGACTAAAATTGTGTGCAGAAGAAGCCTCAATTAAAAATTAAAGTAGAAAGGTTTAAATAAAATGCTTCGTTTTTGAACCATTCGTTTTTCGTGAGGGGAAATCAACATTTTGCAGAGACTAGGTCGGGTCCTCCATATAAGTCCAAGCCGAAGCATAATCATCCAAATTGAAAATCTTCCAAAAATCGGTGAAACAGTTGTTGATGAAAATTTGAAGTCAATCGGAAAAATCTTTGACATATTTGGACCTGTATCCTCGCCCTACGCGGCAATAAAATCGACATCACGAGAACTCGAAAAATTAACTAACAAAACGTTGTATGTGATCCCCTCAAAAAGGAGAAAGGAGAAAGCATGAATGGACAATAACGAAGAAGGGCGCGAAACATCTAGCCCCCGGTTACCCGCACCACATGTTGAACCACCAAAGGTTCAATGTTGCCCAGAATGTGGCAGCACAAGACTCATGCGTGATTATGAATGCGCAGAAATAGTATGTATGGACTGCGGCTTCGTAGTAGCTGCAAAAATAGCCGATAGAGGACCAGAATGGAGAGCTTTCGATGACGAACAAAGAACCAAACGCACCAGAGTCGGAGCCCCCTTAACCTACACAATTCATGACAAAGGCTTATCAACAATGATTGATTGGCATGACCGCGACATCTATGGAAAAAGCCTATCTCCAGGACAGAAAGCACAAGTTTACCGCCTCAGAAAGTGGCAACGGCGTATAAGAGTTTCTGACGCAACAGAACGCAACTTAGCTTTCGCATTGTCAGAAATCACAAAAATCGCAAATAACCTAAACCTCCCAAAAAACATTCTGGAAACAGCTTCAGTCATATACCGAAAAGCTGTAAAAGAACGACTAATACGCGGAAGATCAATTCAAGGCGTGACTGCGGCAGCGATTTATTTGGCTTGCCGACAATGCGGATTAGCTAGAACATTAGAAGAAATAGCACAAGCCTCAAGCGTAAACAAAAAGGAAGTTGGACGTAGCTACCGTTTCCTAATAAAAGAGCTCGACTATTCAATTCCCCCACTCAAACCAGGGCAATACATAACAAAGTTTTCAAATCAGTTAACAATGCAAGGGAAGGTTGAAGAAATAGCTCACAAAATTTTAGGTGCAGCAAAAGAGCTGAAACTTACTTCAGGTCGTGGTCCCACGGGTATTGCAGCGGCAGCAAGTTACATCGCCTCAGTATTGACAGGTGAAAGGAAAACGCAAAGAGAGATAGCCGAGATAGCACAGGTAACAGAGGTTACCATTCGAAATCGTTACAAAGAGCTTGTTGACCGCTTAATGTTTCAGATGGCTCTTTAACCCTTTTCTTTTTTTTATTTTCAAGCATTTTTAGAGAAGTTCTTCTTCATTACAACTGGAGCATTCTTCTTCCTCTTCTTCCAAGAATTGAGAAGCCGTCTCACCAAGTTCCCGAAGAAGTTCGCTGGGAATTCTCTCTTTCAGGGTTTTAGCTT from Candidatus Bathyarchaeota archaeon A05DMB-5 includes:
- a CDS encoding transcription initiation factor IIB; its protein translation is MDNNEEGRETSSPRLPAPHVEPPKVQCCPECGSTRLMRDYECAEIVCMDCGFVVAAKIADRGPEWRAFDDEQRTKRTRVGAPLTYTIHDKGLSTMIDWHDRDIYGKSLSPGQKAQVYRLRKWQRRIRVSDATERNLAFALSEITKIANNLNLPKNILETASVIYRKAVKERLIRGRSIQGVTAAAIYLACRQCGLARTLEEIAQASSVNKKEVGRSYRFLIKELDYSIPPLKPGQYITKFSNQLTMQGKVEEIAHKILGAAKELKLTSGRGPTGIAAAASYIASVLTGERKTQREIAEIAQVTEVTIRNRYKELVDRLMFQMAL
- the amrS gene encoding AmmeMemoRadiSam system radical SAM enzyme; the protein is MHEAMLYEKLKDKKVKCNLCGRRCIINDGGIGFCLVRKNDGGTLFSLVYAKAISACIDPVEKKPLSHFNPGSLVMSIATVGCNFRCQFCDNWMISQEKKIEGKHFPPEEVVKATRENNCQGISYTYTEPTIFFEYAYETAKLAHQVGFFNTFVTNGYMTPEAVKTIAPYLDAATVDFKGGGDPDFYKSFSAVPSVEPIYESLKEMKKNDIHIEITNLIVPKIGDSIERIKELALWIRNNLDSDTPFHLLRFHPDYQLTTIQSTPIETLEKAYMASKEAGLNYVYIGNVPGHPCGNTYCPNCNELLVKRFNFEITKWNLTRNMRCPVCGKEIPIRGKLHASGFSYPYALF